The following are from one region of the Siniperca chuatsi isolate FFG_IHB_CAS linkage group LG13, ASM2008510v1, whole genome shotgun sequence genome:
- the armc6 gene encoding armadillo repeat-containing protein 6, which produces MAKRRITQETFDAAVRENMEEFEMDPDDALKDAVEQFESQGVDLSCIVQAVPAVSSDDKQEEQTHEVLQALDSLRIGRDSASAMQVTVDMKRFTEHCSLGFAQRYLAAQKDAYPVILSYCKKSVEEQEAVLTALSALAALTDGQPDLLDAEGQHFLLDVLKKYQADSSVTRVAICAVRHCCLKHEQNRQDLVKGGVLPLLTGAITQHSGCAQLVKEASAALRVMTFDDDVRVTFGQAHEHAKIIVLEHNGLKVLIEAAKAHLDNTSVLSELCATLSRLAVRNEFCQDICDLGGLKFMLTLLADSYESPELVRQVLSAIRAVAGNDDVKDAVVNAGGVQLVVISMNRHMNNSAVCEQGCACLSVLALRKPNNCKVIMENGGALAAVQAMKAHTHAVNVQKQACMLMRNLVSRMSNYSQPILEMGAEALIAQALQTHEDCGDVCKAALRDLGCQVELRELWTGKHGSITN; this is translated from the exons ATGGCTAAGCGGAGGATCACACAGGAAACCTTTGATGCTGCTGTCCGGGAAAACATGGAGGAATTTGAGATGGATCCTGATGACGCTTTGAAGGAtgctgtggagcagtttgagTCTCAAG GTGTGGACCTCAGTTGTATAGTACAAGCTGTACCAGCTGTGTCATCTGATGACAAACAAGAAGAGCAAACACATGAGGTCTTACAG GCTTTGGATTCCCTGCGAATTGGAAGAGACTCTGCCAGTGCTATGCAAGTGACGGTAGACATGAAACGCTTCACTGAGCATTGCTCTCTTGGATTTGCTCAGAGGTACCTGGCTGCCCAAAAAGACGCCTACCCCGTCATCCTCTCTTACTGCAAAAAGAGCGTGGAGGAGCAAGAAGCTGTGTTGACCGCCCTGTCCGCTCTGGCTGCACTGACAGATGGACAGCCAGACTTGTTGGATGCAGAGGGCCAGCATTTCCTTTTGGATGTCCTTAAGAAGTACCAGGCAGACTCCTCTGTGACACGTGTAGCCATCTGCGCTGTACGTCACTGCTGTTTGAAACATGAACAGAACAGGCAGGATTTGGTAAAAGGTGGCGTCCTGCCTCTGCTGACTGGTGCAATTACacaacacagtggatgtgctcaGCTCGTCAAGGAGGCCTCTGCAGCTCTCAGGGTCATGACCTTTGACGATGATGTCCGAGTTACATTTGGGCAGGCTCATGAACACGCCAAGATTATTGTTCTTGAGCACAATGGACTGAAGGTTTTAATTGAGGCTGCGAAAG CTCACCTTGATAATACATCTGTTCTGAGTGAGCTTTGTGCAACTTTGTCCCGTTTGGCCGTAAGGAACGAGTTCTGTCAAGACATCTGTGATCTAGGAGGATTGAAATTCATGTTGACGCTGCTTGCAGACAGCTATGAGTCACCG GAGTTGGTTCGACAGGTCCTTAGTGCAATACGAGCCGTAGCAGGAAATGATGATGTGAAAGATGCAGTTGTTAATGCTGGTGGAGTCCAGCTCGTTGTCATTTCCATGAACAGACACATGAACAACTCTGCT GTGTGTGAGCAGGGCTGTGCATGCCTCTCTGTCCTCGCTTTGCGTAAACCCAACAACTGCAAAGTCATCATGGAGAATGGAGGTGCCTTGGCAGCCGTGCAGGCTATGAAGGCACATACTCATGCGGTCAATGTGCAG AAACAGGCGTGTATGCTGATGAGAAACCTGGTTTCACGTATGAGTAACTACAGTCAACCAATCCTGGAGATGGGAGCAGAGGCCCTGATAGCTCAGGCACTACAGACCCATGAAGACTGTGGTGATGTGTGTAAAGCAGCCCTCAGAGATCTGGGATGCCAGGTGGAGCTTCGAGAGCTGTGGACCGGCAAACATGGCAGCATCACCAACTGA
- the mau2 gene encoding MAU2 chromatid cohesion factor homolog, with the protein MAASTEAPEPWYLALLGFAEHFRTSSPPKIRLCVHCLQAVFQFKPPPRVEARTHLQLGSVLYRHTKNSELAQIHLEKAWFMTQQISQFEDVKFEAASILSEFYCQQNLVDSAKPVLRKAIQISQQTPYWHCRLLFQLAQLHALEKDLVSACDLLGVGAEFARVMGSEYTRALFLLSKGMLLLMERKLSEVHPLLTLCGTIVENWQGNPIQKESLRVFFLVLQVTHYLDAGQVKSVKPCLKQLQQCIQTISTLHDDEILPTNPAALFHWLPKEHMCVLVYLVTVMHSMQAGYLEKAQKYTDKALMQLEKLKMLDSSPILSTFQVILLEHIIMCRLVTGHKATALQEISQVCQLCQQTPRLFTNHAAQLHTLLGLYCISVNCMDNAEAQFTAALQMTTHQELWAFIVTNLASVYIREGNRHQELYSLLERINPDHNFPVSSHCLRAAAFYIRGLLSFFQGRYNEAKRFLRETLKMSNAEDLNRLTACSLVLLGHIFFVLGNHRESNNMVVPALQLASKIPDMSVQLWSSALLKDLNKACGNTMDAHKAAQMHQNFSQQLLQDHIAACSLPEHNLISWTDGIPPVQFQPQNGPTTSLASLL; encoded by the exons ATGGCAGCGAGCACCGAGGCCCCGGAGCCCTGGTACCTAGCCCTGCTGGGCTTTGCAGAACATTTCCGCACGTCGAGTCCGCCTAAGATCCGTCTGTGCGTTCACTGTCTGCAGGCAGTGTTTCAGTTCAAGCCGCCTCCGAGGGTCGAGGCCCGGACTCACCTCCAGCTGGGCTCGGTGCTGTACCGACACACAAAGAACAGTGAGCTGGCCCAGATTCACCTGGAGAAAgcg TGGTTCATGACACAACAA ATCTCTCAGTTTGAAGATGTGAAGTTTGAAGCAGCAAGCATCCTATCAGAGTTCTACTGTCAACAG AACTTGGTGGACTCTGCAAAACCAGTGCTGCGGAAGGCCATCCAAATTTCTCAGCAAACTCCCTACTGGCACTGCAGACTGCTTTTTCAACTGGCA CAACTACATGCACTAGAGAAGGACTTAGTATCGGCCTGTGATCTCCTAGGAGTCGGGGCAGAGTTTGCAAGAGTCATGGGCTCAGAGTACACAAG AGCTCTGTTTTTACTAAGTAAAGGAATG ctgctgctaaTGGAGCGTAAGCTGAGCGAGGTGCACCCTCTGCTGACTCTGTGTGGGACCATTGTAGAAAACTGGCAGGGAAACCCCATTCAGAAGGAGTCCCTCAGAGTTTTTTTCCTGGTGCTGCAGGTGACACACTACCTGGATGCTGGACAG GTAAAGAGTGTGAAGCCATGTCTGAAGCAGCTTCAGCAGTGTATCCAGACCATCTCCACTCTCCATGACGATGAGATCCTTCCCACTAATCCAGCAGCTCTCTTCCACTGGCTGCCCAAAGAGcacatgtgtgtgcttgtgtaccTG GTGACGGTGATGCACTCCATGCAGGCGGGCTACTTGGAGAAGGCACAGAAGTACACAGACAAAGCTCTCATGCAGCTGGAGAAGCTGAAGA TGCTGGACAGCAGTCCCATCCTGTCCACGTTCCAAGTCATCCTGCTGGAGCATATCATCATGTGCCGGCTGGTCACTGGACACAAAGCCACAGCTTTACAAGAG aTTTCTCAGGTTTGTCAGCTTTGCCAGCAGACTCCCAGGCTGTTTACAAATCATGCTGCCCAGCTTCACACACTACTG GGCCTCTACTGTATCTCGGTGAACTGCATGGATAATGCTGAGGCTCAGTTCACTGCTGCTCTACAG ATGACAACACACCAGGAACTATGGGCATTTATTGTGACCAACCTGGCCAGTGTCTACATCCGGGAAGGCAACAGACATCAAGAG CTGTACAGCCTTCTAGAGAGGATTAATCCTGATCACAACTTTCCTGTCAG CTCTCATTGTCTACGAGCCGCAGCGTTTTACATCAGAGGGCTCCTGTCTTTCTTCCAGGGACGTTACAACGAGGCCAA AAGATTTCTGAGGGAGACCCTGAAGATGTCTAACGCAGAGGATCTGAATAGGCTGACTGCCTGCTCGCTAGTCCTACTGGGCCACATCTTCTTTGTCCTGGGCAACCACAGG GAAAGTAACAATATGGTAGTTCCTGCCTTGCAGCTGGCCAGCAAGATCCCAGACATGTCTGTGCAGCTCTGGTCCTCTGCACTTCTCAAAG ATCTGAACAAGGCTTGTGGAAACACCATGGACGCCCACAAGGCAGCTCAGATGCACCAGAACTTTTCCCAGCAGCTCCTGCAGGACCACATCGCGGCCTGCAGCCTCCCTGAACACAACCTCATCAGT tgGACAGACGGCATCCCCCCTGTGCAGTTTCAGCCTCAGAATGGACCTACTACCAGCCTGGCCAGCCTGCTCTGA